Proteins from one Salvelinus sp. IW2-2015 unplaced genomic scaffold, ASM291031v2 Un_scaffold495, whole genome shotgun sequence genomic window:
- the LOC112068390 gene encoding neurabin-1-like — translation MVLPVEGVTLHGSLTLKLETVSSQIAALEFELMQLMKQNGIQVNNNNNSAQQSPGKAGPAREMSGALPHAGSRQRLSRGLLWDSISSTEGEASEGPGSTHSSIRSAASSTVDEFRPSRAPGSAEDSPTHTLLHQAADNDGSQSPVVSSPSLSLEEKTIRRGLDPLTQSKGKDPRSSPGNSSTEPSAENSPEKLKAKKSLTWPHFFSYSYYLGPVVKEDLSVSSSSSVEVSGLLAEAKMSGRSHTLVLSSDESLDMIDDEVRSSSEWPPRKPEKQNIMHAPILSTKLVKSLYLHQMYGYSLV, via the exons ATGGTGTTACCAGTGGAGGGAGTCACCCTGCATGGGTCACTTACACTGAAACTCGAAACGGTTTCTTCACAGATTGCAGCCCTGGAGTTTGAGCTGATGCaactgatgaaacaaaatggcaTCCAggtgaacaacaacaacaacagtgccCAACAGAGTCCTGGGAAGGCCGGTCCTGCCAGAG AGATGAGTGGGGCGCTTCCCCACGCTGGTAGCAGACAGAGACTCTCCAGAGGACTACTATGGGACAGCATCAGCTCTACAGAGGGAGAG GCATCAGAGGGCCCTGGCAGTACTCATTCGTCCATCCGGAGTGCAGCCTCCAGTACTGTGGATGAGTTCAGACCCTCCAGGGCCCCTGGCAGTGCTGAGGACTCCCCCACACATACCCTCCTCCACCAGGCTGCAGACAACGACG GGTCTCAGTCTCCTGTGGTgtccagcccctctctcagcctgGAGGAGAAGACCATCAGGAGAGGTCTGGACCCACTGACACAAAGCAAAGGGAAGGACCCCAGAAGCTCACCTGGAAACAG TTCTACAGAACCATCTGCTGAGAATAGCCCAGAGAAACTCAAGGCCAAG AAATCTCTTACATGGCCACACTTCTTCTCCTATTCGTATTACttg GGTCCTGTGGTGAAGGAGGATCTGAGTGTCAGCAGTAGCAGCTCAGTGGAGGTCAGTGGTCTGCTGGCTGAAGCCAAGATGTCCGGTCGCTCACACACCCTGGTGCTCTCCTCAGACGAG AGTCTGGATATGATAGATGACGAGGTGAGATCTAGCTCTGAGTGGCCACCGAGGAAGcctgaaaaacaaaacattatgcATGCTCCCATACTGTCTACCAAGCTTGTAAAAAGCCTGTATTTACATCAGATGTATGGTTACTCATTAGTCTAA
- the LOC112068391 gene encoding neurabin-1-like: TGEYATDEEEEDEEAGPAADRARDGEGDGEKSIEVFDLPEADDIISPSELDATKLYQKFRELQIKHTVTEAEIQKLKNKLAAVDREKARWEKEKSQLKASMEENKERMLKLESYWIEAQTLCHTVNEHLKEAQCQYTTLEKKYNKAKKLIKDFQQK, encoded by the exons ACAGGGGAGTACGCcactgatgaggaggaggaggatgaggaggcagGGCCAGCTGCGGACAGGGCCAGAGACGGGGAGGGCGACGGCGAGAAGAGCATTGAGGTGTTCGATTTGCCAGAAGCGGATGACATCATTTCCCCCTCAGAGTTGGATGCCACCAAACTCTACCAGAAGTTCAGAGAG CTGCAGATCAAGCACACTGTCACCGAGGCAGAGATACAGAAGCTCAAAAACAAG CTAGCAGCGGTGGACAGGGAGAAGGCACgctgggagaaggagaagagccaGCTGAAGGCCAGCATGGAAGAGAACAAGGAGAGGATGCTGAAGCTGGAGAGTTACTGGATCGAGGCCCAGACCCTGTGCCACACGGTCAACGAGCACCTGAAGGAGGCCCAGTGCCAGTACACCACCCTAGAGAAGAAGTACAACAAGGCCAAGAAACTCATCAAAGATTTCCAGCAGAAGTGA